A region of the Candidatus Limnocylindrales bacterium genome:
ACTACCTGCGCGAGGAGCTCGGCTGGATCTACAACGTCGAAGAAATCGTCGGCCGCAGCGCGGCGGTACGAAACGTCGTCGAGCAGATCGAGCGCGTGGCACCGACCGATTCCACCGTCCTCCTCCGCGGCGAGTCCGGCACCGGCAAGGAGCTGTTCGCGCGCGCGGTCCATGCGCGCAGCCGCCGGAGCGGCCGGCCGCTGGTCAAGGTCAACTGCGCGGCGCTGTCGCCAGGCCTGGTCGAGGCCGAGCTGTTCGGACACGAAAAGGGCGCGTTCACCGGCGCCGGCGAGCGACGCATCGGGCGCTTCGAGCTGGCGCAGGGCGGCACGATCTTCCTGGACGAGGTCGGCGAGATTCCCTTGGACGTGCAGGTCAAGCTGCTGCGCGTGCTGCAGGAACGGGAGATCGAGCGGGTCGGTGGCAGCATGCCCATCGCGCTGGACGTGCGCGTGATCGCGGCCACCAACCGCGACCTGGAGCGAGCCATCGTCGAAGGCAAATTCCGCGAGGATCTGTTCTACCGGCTCAGCGTCTTTCCGGTGCGTGTTCCGCCGCTGCGCGAGCGGCCCGGCGACATCCCGCTGCTCACGCGGTTCTTCGTCGAGCGGCACGCCGCGCGCATCGGAAGGCGCATCACGCGCATCGCCCCCGACACGCTCGAGCGGCTGGAGCGCTACGCCTGGCCGGGCAACGTGCGCGAGCTGGAGAACGTCATCGAGCGGGCCATCATCGTTGCCCGCAGCGACGTCCTCGAAGTGGACGCCGCGTCCCTGGCGGGCGCGGCGGCGGTGCCGCTGCACGCGCCGGCCGCTGACAGCGGCGATGCGGCGCGGCCGCCTGCCGAGACCCTGGAAGAGGCCGAGCGGCGTCACATCGCCGCCGCGCTCGACAGCACATCGTGGAGGGTCGAGGGCACCGGCGGCGCTGCGGCGCTTCTCGGCCTGCACCCGAGCACGTTGCGCAGCCGAATGAAGAAGCTCGGACTGGCAAAGTGACGGCGTCGTAGCGGCCGCTCTCCCGCGCGAGCTGCGTCCGCGCGGGTCGGCCGACTACGGCACCGGCAGCAGCGAGCACTGGCAGGCGTCGCCGATCGCCGCGCACCGCGCGCCGATCGGGCAGCTGCCTGCGCACAGCGGCGCCGCCGCATCGCCGCACGGCGGCAGCACGTTGGTGCATCCGCACGTGTCGCCATCGGCCACGCACGCCTGGCCCACGTCGCAGACACCGGCGCAAGTCGGCGCGGCCGCAGTGCCGCAGGCCGGCAGGCCCGGCGCCTGACACTCGCACGCACCGACCACGTCCACGCAGATCTCGCCCTGCGGGCAGAAACCGCCGCAGACAGGCGAGGCGGCGTCTCCGCACTGCGGCAGCGTCGGAATGACGCATTCGCAGGTGCCGTTGTTGTCCATGCACAGATCGCCGGCGGTCGGGCACACGCCGCCGCACGTGGGCGCCGTCGCCTCACCGCAGGCGGGCAAGGGAAGCCCGGTGCACTGGCAGGAGCCGGCGTTGTCGGTGCAGGCCTGTCCGACCGGGCAGACGCCGCCGCAGACCGGCGACTCCGAGTCCTCGCAATCGGGCACGGGCAGCAACGTCGTCGTGGTCGTGCCGCCTGCCGTGCAGTTGGCGCCGGAGGGAAACTCGTAGGGCAGCTGGCGATTGCTCTGGCAGCGGATGTCGGCGGTGAAGTCGAGCGCGAACGTTCCCGGCCCGGGCAGACCGCCCGAGATGTTCACCGCCGGATTGGTGGTGGGCGGGATGCAGAAGGCGGCAACGTTCAGCGGGTTGAAGATGTCGGCGCGCCCTTCCAGGACGATGGGGTCGGAGTAGCAGCGACGGATGTCGAGGACGGTGCAGCTGCCGCCGCCCGAGGCGGCGCAGTCGTTGTCACCGGTGCACGGGATGAAGCCGCGGCCGTCCGGATGCGTGACGGCATCGCAGTACGTGTCGATGGGGCCGGTGACGCATCGCGAGTCGGGACCGCAGGCGAAGCTCTCGCACACGTTCGGCTGCACGCCGGCGCCGCCGCTGGCGGTGCACGCCCCGGCGTCCACCGCCGCGCATTCCGCATCGGAGGAGCAGCCGACCGAGCTGTTGGCCGAGCAGACGCGGCACGGACAATCGGCGCCGGCTGGCGTATCGCACGGCAGGCCGGCTTCGAGCGTACGGGTCCCGGTGCTTCCATTGAGCTCGATCAGCAGGCCGCCGCCGCTGATATTGGTTGCCGGCGCCGGCAGGCAGTCGAAGCTGGTGGGCCCGAACGTGACGTGCTCGCCATTGACGTCGCACGAGCCGCTGCTGAGGCCACCGCTGCAGGTCCCGCCGCGAACGCCGTCGTTGGGCACGGGATCGCCGTCACACGTCGGGCAGGGGTTGGTCGTGCTCAAGCCGAGATGCACCACCGAGGCGAGGCGGATGCGATCCGCCCATTCGCCGGTGCGCAGGTTCATCGTGCCCGAGTAGTCCTCACGGATGCGGTTGACGACGCACACCGGAGTGCCGCCGGCCGACAACGCCAGAGGCGCGCCGAAGTAGCAGCGGCACAGCGAATCCACCGGTCCGCATGCATCGGGATCGGCGCCGTTGATCACCGTGCAGGTGGTCTGCGGGTTGGAGGTACAGCGGCAGTTCGACGTCGGGTCGCCGGCACGGACGTTGAGAGACACCGCGCAGTTCTCGCAATCCTCGTTGCACGTGACGTCGACGACGTCGCCGGTCTTGTTGGGAACATCGACGTCGTGCGCGCTGCCCGACCATCCCGTGCTCAGGCTGGTTCGGGTTGGAGGGGTATCGTATTTGGCGTTGATCGTACGGCGGATGGTCGCCGGCTCGCAGGGTCCGCTCGCCGTGGAGATGCAACGGCAACGATCAGCATCGGAGGTGCAGGCGGTGCCGGAGGGGCAGCTTCCGTTGCATTGCGGGTAGCTGTCGCCGCAGGTGTCCGACGGAATGGTCGTGGTCGTAGACGGAGCTTCGGTGGTCGTGGGCGGCTCGGCCGTCGTGGTAGTGGGCCCGACCACGGTCGTGGTGGTGACCGGAACAACGGGAACCGAATACGCATTGCGGATCAGCGCCGAGCCGGTGGCGTCCGCGAATGCCTGCGCGCACGCCAGCAAGGCCTCGAGGCTGTCGCCGCACGCGTTCATGGTGGACAGCTCGGAGGACGCCAGGTTGCAGCTGCGCGCGACCTTCTTGCGCATGCGCGCGCGTGCCTTCTCGATGCGACCGCTGGCGTCGTCGCCCTCGCAGGCGTAGGCCGCGCCGCCGCCGCTCGAGTCGGAGCGGGACTGGCACTGGCGGCGCTCGCGCATGATCTGGCGAACCAGCAGCGAGGAGCTCTTGCCGAGCGTGCCCTGACACCTGCGCGGACCGCCGGCCAGAGCGCCGCCGGGCTCGCCCATCGTCTGCGCGCCAAGCGCAGCCACACCCGCATCCGACAGACCCATCAGACAGTCGGCAACTTCGCCGAAATCGTCGATCGCCGTTGTCGCGCCGCCATCGTCGGCCGCCGCTGCCGGCGGCGGACACGCCGGATATTGGCCCAGCAACGACGTGGACCGCCGGCAGGCGATCAGGACGTCGGTGCGCAGCTCGGTGCGTGTTGCCGGCAGACGGCCGAGAAAGTCGGCGCTGTCGACGTCATTGCAGTCGACATCGGCGGGAACCGAGCCGAGGCTGCGGCGCTTGTGGCAGTTGACCAGGAACTGCGTCGTGGTGTTCGCGTAGTCTTCCATCGCGCCTGCGATGGTGTCGCGGCATTCGGTTTCGCCGGGCGTCAGCGCGCCGGCCGTCGCAGTATTGAGCAATGAAAAAATAACGAACGTCGAGAAAGCGAGACGACGGCAGCGCATGCGATCTCCCCCTGTCGGCATGCAGGCCGCCTCGTTGCCGCCTGCACGGTCCCCTCCAGTGCTAACTGCGCCGGACGCTGCGAACAAGTTTGTTTCTCGAGAAATACGCCGAGATTGCGAGGAAGCGCGATGTGCAGCGTCGTCCGGAACGCCGCACGAAGCGATTTCCCATGGGCCGCGCCCAGCGGGCGATGCCCGGTCCCGGCTGCCACGCTTCGCGCCTGCCTGCGAAATGTCGTGGCCGTGGCCGCGACCGATCGTGGCGGCGGCGGACCCGCCGTGGGCGCAGCTGCGCGCTGCGCGCGCGCCGGCGGCCTAAGTCGCGGCACCACGGCACTTTTCCCCTGCGCGGCCGAACGCCGCGGCACTGGTACGCGCCTTGCTCAACA
Encoded here:
- a CDS encoding sigma 54-interacting transcriptional regulator; translation: MTVTHDRNRDALLRRVVEAVEAETGDAFFRVLVRGLAEALGVAYAFVSELTRGGTWFRSLALWARGREGAAFEIPLDGTPCEAVLSGQVRHYPDNLRQRFERDTALRAWNVQSYAGVPMIDSAGKVLGHFAVLDERPMSEERAAAATDVMRIFAARAVAEIERARAVEALRQSQTRLSRLIDGASDGIVSYGDDGVIVLFNRAAERILGCKAQDAVGTNVSRFGTEEGLRLVGESIEKLARDPDALIFAGGDEGVPARRADGSVFMHEASLSRSDVDGHPLYTVIFRDVEERRRVSRQMLDLRRQNDYLREELGWIYNVEEIVGRSAAVRNVVEQIERVAPTDSTVLLRGESGTGKELFARAVHARSRRSGRPLVKVNCAALSPGLVEAELFGHEKGAFTGAGERRIGRFELAQGGTIFLDEVGEIPLDVQVKLLRVLQEREIERVGGSMPIALDVRVIAATNRDLERAIVEGKFREDLFYRLSVFPVRVPPLRERPGDIPLLTRFFVERHAARIGRRITRIAPDTLERLERYAWPGNVRELENVIERAIIVARSDVLEVDAASLAGAAAVPLHAPAADSGDAARPPAETLEEAERRHIAAALDSTSWRVEGTGGAAALLGLHPSTLRSRMKKLGLAK